The following DNA comes from Nicotiana sylvestris chromosome 10, ASM39365v2, whole genome shotgun sequence.
gtacttctactcaggcctaccatccttgagggaggcgactacttagagactttgaggtacatctgctgTGTCCGCacaccgaggagtccctttctattcctgccttttaaTATTTAGCGTTTTTATACTttatgttcttattagacaaaattCGGAGTTAGACCTATGTagtatttccttttcttagcttgtgattcgtgggtttccgggtcttggatttggatattaattttgagatttatatatggtgcatgccgagcggcacatttaaacactattgtTGCCTTATTTCTGCTTTTAAATTGTTTtgcttccgcaatttaggcttacctagtcgtagagactaggtgtcgtcacgatggttcacgaagggcgaactgGGTCGTGACATAACCATAGCCAATGTTGGAGAGCGTAATTTCCTATGCTCAAACATAATCGTCGAAGTGAAGCAGAGATCAACTCCAAGAATAAGTAATTATTGATCTTTTACAGCAAATTGAAACACCCACAATAATCAAAAAAATTTGAAACAAACTAATAAATTAATCTTCATAGAATATTCTTTAAAGGGAGTTTAAGAAAACTACTAGAAGGTACAaagtgaaaatgagccaaaccccCGATTTTAAAAGAACACTGCCCGGCTCGACCATTGCACTTGCGGCCAGTTGACCGCATCTTCAGTCTCGCAGGTGCGGCCAAAATTTCACACCTGCGTATCCCCTCTGCCCAGCACAACTCTGCACCTGCGATGCCAAACACGCCCTGCAGTCCCGCACCTGCGGAgaccttccgcttctgcgactccagTTGCCCAACTCGCATTCCAGTTCTGTGGAGCATTCTTCGCATCTGCGGGCTCGCAAATGCGGAAATATCCTCGCATCTGCGGCTATCCCAGCTTAGTCCAAATGTCGCTTCTACGACCATAATTCCACACCTGCGGGCTCGCACCTACGGCCCTTCCCGCACAGGTGCGATTTCACCAGATCCCAGCTGCCTTAGCACTTCTCCCAAGTCCAAACTCGATCCAGTTTCAATCTGATTCTCACACGGGCCCCCAGGACCCTGTCCAATCATACCATTAAGTACCAATACCTTATACAAACTTAATTGAGgctcaaatcacaccaaacaacatcaaaactacgaatcgaCAATCGAAGCCTTtctttaaactttcaaacttCAACGAACGCGTCTGATTCATACTTAAACATTCTGGAATGATGCCAAACtttacgtacaagtcataaatcccgatacgaacctattccaaggctcgAAACCTCAATGGACATTAATAACACCAAAGTTcacttcaaatcaaacttaagaaattcTTAAATTTTCAAAATGCTAAATTTTCATATTAAGCACCGAAGTGCCCCCGGATCACCCGATACTCACCCCGAATatacgcccaagtctaaaatcatcaaaCAGACCTATTGGAACCTTTAAATACCAATTCCAAGATCATTTACTCAAAATTCAAACCtcagtcaattcttccaacttaaagattctgatggggatcatcatactgccgctctctaatgcgatcatataagaaagaccgagaaaccacacaagctaaaacGCAGCTGGGCttcgaaacatctaatctcataAACTAGTtagccaagtcctgaacatcaattgcaaaCGGTCTCTCACTAACATGAAtaaatgcaaggctacccatactcaccgccttcctacttaAGGCATTGGTCACCGCATTGGCCTTTCTGGGATGATacagaatggtaatatcatagtcctttagcagctcaaTCATCTCTATTATCTCAAATTTAGATCATTTGGTTTGAACAAGTATTGGAGGCTCTGATGATCTATAAATACCtcgcaagacacaccatagagataatgcctccaaatattcaatgcaTGAACGAtagctgccaactctaaatcatgaacaaggtagttcttcccATGAGGCTTAGACTGGCATCAAGACACATCCAATACCAATtcaagaagcatcacaatacactatataagAACCAGAAACTGAAAGTAgaactagaactggagttgtggtcaaggcagtcttgagcttctgaaatctcccCTCACAcgcatccgaccacctgaaaggagcaaccttctgggtcaatttagtcaaaggtgatgcaatagacAAGAAACCCTCCACGAAGTGACGATAATAATCGGCCAAAATGAGAAATCTCCGAATCACAGTAGCTGAggacgatctgggccaactctgaacggcctctatcttctttggatccactttAATCCCCTCACCgaacaccacatgccccaagaacgccaccgaactaagccaaaactcacatttggagaacttggcataaagtttctcctctctcGATCGCTGTAACACAATCCTTAAATGTTGGACATGTTCCTCCTGGCTACGTGAGTACACcatgatatcatcaatgaacactatGAAAAATGAGTTAAGATATGGctgaaatacattgttcatcagatgcatgaatgctgctggggcattggtcagcccaaaagacatcacaaggaactcataattaCCATAACGGGTCTTGAATGCTGTCTTTAGAATATCCATCGAgaacaccacgtgccccaataaCGCCAccaaactaagccaaaactcacatttagagaacttggcataaagtttctcctctctcGGTCGCTGTAATACAATCTTCAAATGTTGGACATATTCCTTCTGGCTACGTGAGTACACctagatatcatcaatgaacactatgacaaatgagtcaagatatggctgaaatacattgttcatcagatgcatgaatgctgctagggcgttggtcagcccaaaagacatcactaggaactcataatgaccataacgggtctTGAATGTTGTCTTTAGAATATCCaagtcctgaatcttcaactggtgatacccagacctcaaatcaatcttagagaacaccttcgctccctgaagctggtcaaatagatcatctaTGCAcaacaaaggatacttgttcttgattctaactttgttcaactgcctatagtcGATGCACATCCACATaataccatccttcttcttcataaacagaactggtgcaccccaaggcattatactaggcctaataaatcccttatcaagaagttcctgaagctgctccttcaattctttcaactcagctGGTGTCATCCGATACAGAGGAATataaatgggctaagtgcccagcaccaagtcaataccaaagtcaatatccctatcaggcGGTATGCCCGGCAAGTCTACAGGAAATACATCCGGAAAGTCTCGAACCAtcggaacagaatcaatagtaggagtatcagcaccaagatccctcacaaaggccaaatatgacagacatcccttcccaaccatctgttgGGCCTTCAAATAAGAAATCACCTTGCTGGGAACATAATCTAGAGAACATCTCCACTTAATCCTTGGAAACCCCGGCATCACTAACATCACGGTTTTAGCacg
Coding sequences within:
- the LOC138879290 gene encoding uncharacterized protein produces the protein MTIEALETRVDLLLLSMIDFDMILGMYWLFPCHAILDCRAKTVMLVMPGFPRIKWRCSLDYVPSKVISYLKAQQMVGKGCLSYLAFVRDLGADTPTIDSVPMVRDFPDVFPVDLPGIPPDRDIDFGIDLVLGT